Proteins encoded together in one Astyanax mexicanus isolate ESR-SI-001 chromosome 10, AstMex3_surface, whole genome shotgun sequence window:
- the LOC103038640 gene encoding calcitonin-1 isoform X3 has translation MFMVKVSALLAAYFLLISQMYSSHAAPRPAADAVTDTVVLTDYEARRLINAIVKEFVQMTAEEAEQSEGNSPGRALTKRCSNLSTCVLGKLSQELHKLQTFPRTDVGAGTPGKKRSLSVTERRSGYGDAFDII, from the exons ATGTTCATGGTGAAAGTCTCCGCCCTCCTCGCTGCTTACTTTCTGCTCATCTCCCAAATGTACAGCTCCCATGCCGCTCCCAG ACCTGCTGCAGATGCTGTAACAGACACGGTGGTGCTGACGGATTATGAAGCACGCAGGTTAATAAACGCCATTGTTAAAGAGTTCGTTCAGATGACAGCAGAGGAGGCGGAACAAAGTGAGGGAAACAG CCCGGGCCGAGCTCTAACCAAGCGCTGCTCCAACCTCAGCACCTGCGTTCTCGGGAAGCTCTCGCAGGAACTTCACAAGTTACAGACTTTCCCACGGACAGACGTGGGCGCGGGCACACCGGGCAAGAAACGCAGCCTGTCTGTCACCGAGCGTCGCAGCGGCTACGGAGATGCATTTGATATCATCTAA